From a single Rutidosis leptorrhynchoides isolate AG116_Rl617_1_P2 chromosome 5, CSIRO_AGI_Rlap_v1, whole genome shotgun sequence genomic region:
- the LOC139847992 gene encoding photosystem II reaction center proteins PsbY, chloroplastic — translation MAGTLSTTMAMLNAKCITTTTTNNNNKPSKPITTTISLPKLTITKPSTISVTGTAIAGAIFSTLSASDPAFAAQQIAVIAEGDNRGIALLLPLVPAIAWVLFNILQPALNQINRMRTKGVIVGLGIGGGLAAASGLLNTPEAAAAAEAAAANDNRGSLLLIVIAPAILWVLYNILQPALNQINKMRN, via the coding sequence aTGGCAGGCACACTATCAACCACCATGGCCATGCTCAATGCCAAATgcataaccaccaccaccaccaacaacaacaacaaaccatCAAAACCAATCACTACCACCATCTCCCTACCCAAACTCACCATCACAAAACCATCCACCATCTCCGTCACCGGAACCGCCATCGCCGGAGCAATTTTCTCCACATTATCCGCATCCGATCCGGCTTTCGCAGCCCAACAAATCGCTGTTATAGCAGAAGGAGACAACCGTGGTATCGCGCTTTTACTACCGTTAGTTCCAGCAATTGCATGGGTTTTGTTTAACATATTGCAGCCTGCACTTAACCAGATTAACAGAATGAGGACAAAAGGAGTGATTGTTGGACTTGGAATCGGCGGCGGTTTGGCGGCTGCTTCTGGATTGTTGAATACACCGGAGGCTGCGGCGGCGGCTGAGGCGGCTGCAGCTAATGATAACAGAGGCTCACTATTGTTGATTGTTATTGCACCTGCTATACTTTGGGTGCTTTACAATATATTACAGCCTGCACTTAACCAAATCAACAAAATGAGAAATTAA